The Papaver somniferum cultivar HN1 unplaced genomic scaffold, ASM357369v1 unplaced-scaffold_32, whole genome shotgun sequence DNA segment AACTTACTTAATAATACGACATTTCCAGATTTAAAATACTCTCAGGCAGTACTTCAATTGAGTAGCACTTGTACCTAGAATTCCCTCATCTTCATCAACACAGCAAATCGAAGATCTGTTATGATACCCTAGTAATTGGGTTTACGCCGTTTGTCAAATCTCTGTCACCTATAGAAACGAAAGAGAAAAAAATTGTGATTCAAATAAGCACAATAATCACCAACTAACACGAACTCAAAAACTCTAACTTAAGACTCAATATGATCAGATTTTGTTTACCTTGTGTAATCTATAGTTTTCATGGTCTCATCTTCAAAACTGGAAATGTAAAGAGAGAATTGAcatcggaagaagagattgaaacaTGGTCAATGATTTATTTATACACGAGTATTCATCCTGGTAGCAATTCCAAAAGCGGCAAAGTTCGAAGAAATTCCACCGATCTTCTTTGAAGGGAACAGAAGAGCCGAGGAGGAGGAGAAGGGGAAGAAATAGGGTTGGTGCTTGCTCTACATAAGGGGTTTCATCTGAACCATTCATATTCAATCGACGGacaatattttctatttttgttatccaaaaaatctttctaacttttctttttttttaacatttGTAAAAAAAGAGGCAAAGCATCCCAAAAAAACTTACAAATTaagtaaaacaaaaataagataCATTAGGTAACTCAATAGTCAAAAGGAAATCTGGGTTATTATCCTAACTTAAACCTTCGCCTTCCTCCAACAAGCAACCCCTTTTCGTCATACAATCTTCTGCAAAGTTTGCTTATCTAAAAGAGTGAACAAAACGAATCGTATTATATCTATCTCTCACAACCATTCATCTAGAACGAAGAAACCAAGGAACTTCATTGTTGTCGCCGGAGAACACCAAAACAGCACTCATAGAGTCTGTTCTAATGCAAATATTTTGGCTTTCAAACTTGACGGCCCATTCCAAACCAACTATGATACAAAATAATTCAGCCAAATAGTTGGTTTGAACTCCAAACCCAACGCTCATTGCAGCAATCACATTAGCATTGGCATCACGAACAACCACTCCAGCACCCGCTCCCCCTGGATTGCCCCGCGCTGCTACATCACAACATAACATAATCTCATTGCTTCTAGGAGGCTCCCAAAAGCATTCTTTTAGAACTGCATGCTTTACACTTCGATGCCTAACTCTAAAGAAAGATAAGAGCTGTAAATCCTCTTGAGAATTATACATATAACCCTTAAGCCTGACCGAGTATTCATGAATCTGGTTGAagactttttttttgaaaaaacagcCAGCAAACTCTTTGATTGCCATAGACGCAACCATTGCGAGTCATCCAAAGCTCATAACGAATCAACAAAATAGCCAGTAACCAAAGATCTTTAACCATCCGGCTCCTACTCTTAGCTTCCTTGTAAGAAAGCAACAAATTTTGATGCGTAAGAAGAGCAAAAACACCGGAAATCCAACTCCAAGCTCGATCTGCAAAGCTACAACTCCACAAAATGTGCTCTAAAGACTCCTCTTGATTGTTACACAAATAGCACTTATTCACAACTTGATGCTTAAAACGACTTCTTACCTTATCAAGCGTTGCACACGCTTCCCTCAACAGTTTCCAGTTTCTGGCTGCTAAAGCGGGATGAACAGACGGCCTCCACAACAGCTCAGTTCCCTCAAAAACAGGATATCTACGCCTGACCAACTCCTTGGTTGAACGAACAGTAAACAATCCCTTGTAATCTGGTTTCCACATAGTGTAATCTACACCTTCCATCGGAACTGGCAGGTTAGTTAAATCGACCCCAGCAACTAACATATTCTGCCGCACCAAATCAGTGAAAACCCACGCCCCATTATGAATACAGTCACTGACTTGTATGCTACGGTCCAAATTCTCATTCCCAATACTATCTGCCACACAAACATCAGTACACCATGCATCAAAGTACAGGGAGGTAGTGCGTCCATCCCAACCATCACCCTTGAGTTGAACAACACTTCACCATGAACCCATTTAAAACCCGGAAGAATGGAAGATTTAATATATCCCACCAACTGGCCATTACGACCATAAAACTTAGCACGAAGGTAACAAGCCCATATCTTTTTGGAGGTACGAATATTCCAGCACAACTTCATAAGTAAAGCTTTATTCATGACCCTCATTTTAGTAATCCCAAGACCCCCTTCATTCAAAGGAGCACAAACCTTATCATAACTAACCACAAAAGATCTACTAACCTGAGAATCACCCGACCATAAGAAGTTTCGAATCGCAACTTCACATTGATGAACGAACTTTCTAGGCCATTTGTAAACAACTATATTATGGATGGAAAAACTCGCAATCACCGACTTGACCAGCAccactctatcttgaaaagatagcATCCTACCCTTCCATCCATCTAATTGCtctttaatcttctcaaccacattACTAATATGGTGATATTTCACTGCTCTTGGCATTACTTTCACCCCCAAATATCTATCTGGGAAATTAGCAATGGGCATGCCCAAAAAttcagcaatatttgctcgcctCCTCAAAGAACCATCACCATAATTAATCTTACTCTTTTCACGACTAACAGTTTGACCTGAAGCACGTTGATAAGAATCAAGAAGAGTAACCAAGTTCCTCAAACTTTTCATGTTTcctttgcaaaaaatcataatatcatcagcaaaaaataaatgaataggAGAGATACCTTTTCTGGTAACCATAGTCGTCATCTTTCCCTCACGAAATAATTTCGTAATATTCCTGCTTAAAACGTCCTCAATCAACTCAAAAATCAAAGGTGATAGAGGATCACCCTGCCTCAAACCCCTATcaatactgaaaaaaccttccgGGCTCCCATTAACTAGGACTGAAATTTTTGCAGACTTTAAAATCTGCAGAATCTAATTACACCAACTATCCGAAAACCCGTACTGTCTAAAAACTTCCAAGATGAAAGACCAGCTAACAGTATCAAAAGCTTGCATAATGTCAAGCTTTAGACCAACATTACCCTCCTTGCGCTTTATTTGAAGTTCATTCACCATTTCCAACGCTAAACTGATTTCTCATGGATATTTCTACCCTTCATAAAAGCCACTTGCTCCTCAGAAACTAATTTACCCAGAAATCCTGCCAACCAAATAGCTAgaatcttagtaaaaatcttaaaaaagaagttactaagaccaattggtctaaaattCCTAAGAATATTAGCACCCCTTTCCTTGGGAAAAAGCAACAGCAAACTAGAATTCACTCCTTGTGGGGATGAATTTATTTGACCAACAAAATAAAATAGCTTTCACCAGATCTTCACAAATGATATCTCAACAATGCCTCtagaaaaaaccagcaaacccatCCGGACCCGGAGCACTATCAGTACCCAAATCAAAAACAGCCTAATGAATCTCCTCTGAAGTAGGTAAACGATCCATAAAAATGCTCTCCTCAGCAGAAATACTATCATGTTCAAACTCAAAAAGAGAGTCCACCGGAAAAGAAGTATCCCCATTAAATTTGGACTGATAATAATTCACAATCATGTCACTTAATTGATCACAATCAGTAACAATAGCCCATGTATCATCACGTAACTCCGAAATAGTATTGTTACTCCTTCTCATACGAATGTTGTTGTGAAAAAAATTAGTGTTACTAGCTCCTTCCACCAACCATTGATTCCTAGATTTCTGCTTAAGCATTGTAGCTAACTGCATCCGAATATCATTAACTTCTACTTGTGCATCCTTCATCAAATTTTTCTTTTGAACATTTGACGGAACTTCATCCATCACTCTAATAGCCCATTCAAGTCTGATATTAGCTTGCTTAAGCCGAACATGAACATTACCAAACACCAACTGATTCCACAACTTCATCTCTATCTTCAAACGCTTCAACTTCTGAGGAATAATAAAATCCGAAGATCCAACCAAGGGAGAATTCCAACTTTCTTGAACCATTCTCATAAAATCAGGGTgcaaaaaccacatcttttgaacACGGAAAGGTGCTCTATGAGGCCTAGTGTTCACAAAAGGATAACCAATAAGAGGACAATGGTCGGAAACTtctctaggaagagctttacacctccaattctTGAAATGATTCAACTAATATTCATTAATCACCGCACGATCCAGTTTACTGACAATACTTCTAGCTCTCGATTGCTTATTACACCAAGTGAACTTACAACCCAAAGCTTCAGCTTCAAAAAGACCGTTATCATCCAACCAATCACTAAATTCATTAACAACCGCAGTTCTTGGAGTAGCTCTCTTCTCCTCATTgcgcaaaacacaattgaagtcTCCAATAACTAGCCATGAAACTTGCTGAGAACCCATATCCAGCTGTCGCCAAAGATATCTCCTTGTTACCTGATTAGAGCTAGCATGAACCAAAGAGATATGAACACCATCCACAAAAATAGTAATGGCCTGCCTCGAACTATTTAACACCACTGGCTCTGTAAAATTCAGAGACCACATAACCCACAAATTCCCAATTGAAGAATCCGTAGAATTATGAATTATTAAACTATGAAAACTATCAATCTTAAAATGTTGCAAGGACCTAGAACAAACAGACACCCTAGGTTCCGCAATGCCAATAATGTCAGGATTAAACTCTTTAACTAAATCATTAAGTTTACATTGTGCTTCATCCCGTACAATCCCATTGATATTCCAAAAAAGAACACGCATTAATAACCAGATTTTTTTGGGCTATTTACCTTAGCACGTTGTGATGATCTGCCTGAGTCTTTATTTTGAAAAGCCTCTCCCTTTTTAACATTATTACCATATAGAATTCTACCACGCAAAGAAGTATTATCATCCAACTTGTTTTTCACACCCAAAGCAGAGTTCACGCGAACCCCGGTAGCAGGCTGACTAGAAGAAACAGTCCGTGTAGAATAGAAGATGTAAGGTACCTTGAAACAATGGCAGGAACTTGACTGCTTGTCGAACTATCCAAAATTGTTTCCGTGTTTTCCCCCAAGCCCAACTCAGCATTAAGAGCATCAAATTGATTGGGAGAGACCACACATTCCCTAGTATATAAACTATCAATTAAAGGAGTATTTGAAGAAGAAACCACAGTCCTATCAACTACAGGATTCCTACGCTCCCCCGTTTCAGAATCCGTAATTGACTTAGTTTGAACAAGCTCACTCACCAGAGCCGTTGAAACTAATGTTGCTCGTTCAGCTACCTTAAgcctagttcttgccaattcggCTAAGGCAAAGTTCGCAGCAGCTTCAGACCTAGTTAATTCTTCCTGAAGCTGTATGTCAACATCATCAATAACACCCACTGACACAATTTCACCCTCTTCAATATTATTTTCCCCAGTATTAACCATAACAGAAATAACTGGAGCTGCAGTCACATGCTGGCCATGCACAACGTCAGCCTGACTTCCACTAGCCAGATTATTTCTAACTTCAGGAACAACTGGAATGATTAGAGCATTCTTACCCTTTCTCCTGCGACCAGCTTCTTGCCATCCATTGTTATCATTTGAAACAGAATTAACCACCGTACTCTGCTTGTTTTGTCCTTGATTGGAAACCTGAAGCTGTAATTTGTTGATAGTGTTCTTGGTCTTTTTACGGCATTCTAAGTCAGAATGACCAATAAGTTTAGATGTAGAACAAAACTTAGGCTTCTTTTGAATAACAATATTCTGCCAGAAATCCAACCCTCCCACTATAACATGGATTGCATCGGTGTTGCGTTCAGCAAAGTCTATATCAATTAAAACAGAGGCAAAATGCCCATATTCATGATCAAGAGTGCGTTTATCAACCACTATGGGAGTTCCAAGAGATTTGTCTATAGATAACAAGGTTTTTTCAATCTAAAATTCAACCGGCAAACCTGGAAACTTGACCCACATGTTAGCACGGGAGGTTTGGTGTTTGTCCGCATCAAACCCTGGAAACCATTCGATGATGTTCAAATTTTGTTGATCGAAAAACCAAGCTTCCACATTAAGAATCTTATCTTTGTCCTCCTGAGATGGTAACTTAATGATAAAGAAACCCATATTCATGGGTACAAACTGAACAGGACCTTGACCTAACTGCCATTGTTGTTCAAAGTTGTTCTTCATATCTTGAAAGTTCATACCCTTTAGGTCCAGTCGACCAATAAGACTAAACTCCCATAATCTGCAACCTTCCGCATAGAAATCTTCAGGAACAACAACTGCTGGCTTCCCCTCTTTAACAGTAGGGTTTggtagcttggttaaatcaaaaGAAGTAGACGGCATCTGTTTCTTACCCATCACCTTTTCGGCATAGGTCAAAACTTTCTTAGGAGGTGGATCAGCGTTTTCCCCCATCTCAAATCACCAAGATGATTGAGATAGAAGATTGAAAACAAATGggaaaaatttgaaaaccctaaaaaaatcgccAGAGAgggaaaaaatttcaaaaaaataaaaataaaaaaaaaatcaacttattcATCAACCATCTCATGTAGCGAGGAATAGTTATTTGCCAAAGTGAAGGCTCAGTGTTTCTTTGATGGTTAATCTACAGAAATCTGGTATCTACTTCAGTCCTAGAATTCATCCTAAACATGGGAAAATCATTGCGAGAATTCTAAAGTTCctttaatgaaaaaaaaagatagatATCTGGAAACTCCTCTCTTCTTCgataaaaacagaaaagaaaaatttgAACCTCTGTTACAAAAATATTATGCCACTCTTCAAGGCTCCATTTTTCAAGGTTATCCAACTTACTAAATGCAAGTGCTAGCTCTTCCTAAAGAAACGCTAGATCAGATGGAAAAAATCCAAAGAGACCTCTGGTGGAAAAAAGATAATCCCAAAAGCAAAGGAGGATATATTAGGGCTTGGGCCAGGATCTGCAAGCCTATATCACAAGGAGGTCTTGGAATCAAGAATCCCCACCAGTTTAACATAGCTCTCCTTACTAAACTAGCTAGCCGTCTAATATCAGAGCAAGATCAACTTCGAGCTCAACTTCTCAAAGCTAAATATTTCACAAACTCTCATCCTCTGGAATTCTCTAGATCTTCCAAATCATCTTGGATTTGGACTAGTATAAAAAAAGGTTTAGATATCATTAAAGGCAATTTCATCTGGCAAGTAAAAAATGGAGCTTCCACAAAAAAAGGGAAGACAAATGGATTCCTGGCACAGATATCATTCAACAGCCTATTAATACTCAAGAGCCGGTTCCGCAGAGGTTAAATGAGTTGATCACTCCTGAGGATACATGGGATCAAGAAAAACTTGATACTTATTTTGATCCAGAAATAAAAGCGAAAATCCTAGCTATTAATCCAAACAGACAAGAACAAGACAAATTCAGGTGGCAACATCATCCTTTAGGAACCTTTTCGGCGAAAAATGTTTATAACTTTCTCATAAACCAAGATCAAGAGAGTAATTCATTAACGTCCTTTCCCTGCCAAAAAATATGGAAATCCAAGTAATCCCAAGAATAAAATTATTCGTCTGGAAATTAGCTCAAAAAGCACATCCAACTAACTCAAGACTTGGGACGCATAATTAATACATAAATACAGAGTGTCCAATGTGTAATTCCCAAGAGCAAGAATCAGAACAACATCTCTTTCGCTTTTTCCCCTTTGCAGGAGAAATTTGGTTTGGTCTTTCTCTAGAAGCGGTGAACGCTAGAATTACTTCAGATTCCATAGAAAATTGGATAAAAGATTGGATCACGGACCAAGATTTCAATCAACTATCGGATAAAATAGCTACTATATCCTGGTTTATTTGGAAGCATAGATGTTCGGTTATTTTTGAGGAAATAAACCCGAACCCGATTCACCTTATGGAGCAAAGCAAGAAATTTCTAAACCAGAATAATCAAGCAAGGGTCCAAAATTTTATGAAGATAGAAAGAAGAAATAACCCCAAAGAGAAATGGTCTAACCTATCTTCGGAttggataatatttattgatgCGGCTTTCAAAAAAGATGATTCGACCATGGGATATGATTTTTTACTTTATTCTGTAGAAGCGAAACATTTATGCATATTGAAGCTGGTTCGGAGTGGGTCTCCTCGGCCTTTCATGCAGAATCAAAAGCTTTACTAGAGGCATCTTCATGGTTAAGTAAAAATATATTATCCGTTGTCTCAATAGTAACAGACTGTAAAACTTTGGCGGAGACGATCAACAAGTCTTGCAAAGACTTTCCTTGGACTGCGGATAACATCATACAAGAAGTGATCTCAATACTGAAGAAACTTCCGCAAGCCCAGGTAAAGTATATAAACAGGAAATATAACTCTGCAGCGGACCACATAGAAAAAGAAGCTCGAGTAAAGCATCTTCGGCACAGATTCTCTCACATTCAGCACATGGTTATAAAATCTAGTGttatttccaatttttttgataaaaatgataTTTTAAATATGTTGTACTATATTTATTGATTAATATAATTCTTGTTTACATCAAAAAAAAAGGCTCAGTGTTCCGAATACATATACATTTATCTTGCATCGGACCAGTTTATTGAAACATCAACAAAATCAATAGCCTTCCAGCACTTCCTGGTTTGGATTTTTCCTTTACTTttcaaatcaacaacctaaacatCCTATTACACCTCTCATTGCACATCCACGTTGAAAGTTGCGCTAACCTCCTCTTCCATTGGCCGATCAACGGAACCTTTGCTCCTAATTGGCTGAACAACAAGTTATACCCCATACATTTCGTGACAGTTAATTTTTAATAGGATTGACACGATCTAATGCTCCATATTGGTGGGTAGGGTTGAGATTTTATTACACCACGTTTACATATTTTAATAAAATCCAATCCTTCGAATTAGCTGTAACTAAAACATCATATATAGCGGATACTAAAAAAAAGGCGAAGATCTTTGGGGGAAAAAACGAAAATCTTAAACGAAAACCTTTGGGAAAAAACGAGAACTTCCatctagaatacaaaacacaGTTTGTTAAGTTAGGCTAGATGAAGAGCATCCAAGATTTGACTAGGAAGAAAATAAATCTACGACTGTGGTTTGTTCACCTTAAATACTATGagtgctttattaattagtgtttcactaattgctcacaATAAATATCTATTAATTTTTCTCAGtataaagtgttttattaattaattaatatttcactaattgctcatgaTAAACGATTATTAATTTCTTAATTATAAATGTTTCCTTAATTTATTtaataaatatttatttccattaataaataattttgataaaaataaaaataatatcaatagaaaTTTGTGGCGGTAGTGAAAACGATGGTGGTTCTTATAAAGTGGTGGAGGCGGAAACATTAATGGTGGTCAGGGGCGGAGCCAAGCCAAACTGAAATTATTTGTGGTCTTTTTTGTCATCAAATGTCTACACAATCCATTTTACACCCGTCTCCAACTTTCCAAACTTTTTTGCTCCCTCTTtctcaaaatcctggctccgccctggtggaagaagtagtggcggTGTGTGCTGGtgaatagtggtggaaaatattAGGTTTGTGTTGTTACAACACGgataacattgtattgtgaaagacgTGGTTACCTGTTTTTAGCATGATTATTTATAGGATTAAATTATAGATTTTTATGTAGTTATTAGAATTTAAAAGGGGGctagagccaggttagtcaacccttggttCTTCCACGAGGTGGCGgtggagaaaaaaaaatgatatcatACAGTTTTGTGGTGGTGCCGGGTTTTAGTGAGTAATAGCATACTatatgttagaacattgctcggtcgaaatcataagtgttcctatctcaagcttgttgtcaaaactatatcttgatttctattttacaattagttaagtctcggactaggatagaaatgtagttgagaaacagtggatcacgaCAGTTATCATttacgttctaccgtttgaaggcgaagattaaccgaagattttggagaacttcatcaacaaaaagttagtgaagactgaaccacatatatctcaacttatattcacttttctatcactgagacgatgtcgcataactaattagactattatgcatgaacaagaatttcgagtcaacttTATCTtgaataattagttctcgaaatataatgactaagcttaatgaacatttgttcatacttgatgaatttcggtcaAGGACAATTTAtttttcggaatcaaaatcatgattcaggttttatcattcgaaaatgtCCTGGAACAgggatatgtgtcattgatgttattcgtgaaagtttcgaattgatttagagaaaaatatagaactactatagattttgatacaagacagtgttatcagtcttacaaactgggcaaatttgttataagtctgaacccgtattacatgtactcgtacacgtagcggaatagctatatatcgacttacagatttgtggtacacatattcttatgcacatcatgtgaaaatttgtttaactcgtgaaccggatcggcaTACCATTTTGGAAATGTGGTTACGAAACCGGGATTATTATCCAAATTGGTACGCAAACCAAAACAGTTATGTATTCCCGAACTCGGCtgtgtatccaaaccggtatgcaaaccaAATTAGTTCTGCGAACTTCAGAACCGAtgacagtcttaaggtttccaaaccggtacgcaaacctaaaTAGTTCTGTTAACTCTGaaacttggtttggttaaatgtttacaaaccggtacacgtactgtgaCTGGACCGACTCACGAACGGCtatggtatttgtaccttgtaacTACATGGCTAAGAACCACGTTCTCTTCCATTTGATCTAAGACAGCGTGTACCATTAATGGATGTAATAAGTAGGATTTGATATAGTGAACACGAATGCGCAAATAATTCAACCCATAGAAAACCCATTGTTACATAGTATATAATCTGTAGAGACTAATAACAATGATGAACATTCTGCTCCTACTCGAGACATAGAAGATACTTCTGAAATTGTAGAAGATATCGAActtagaagaagtaagagagcAAAAAACGACAAGCTTTGGTCCGGAATGGGTACAATATCTTGTAGAAGGtagtaagaatgaaattcttagtaTGATTAGATATGTAATGCATgttgatgatgaccctaaaacttatgctgaggTAATGAGTTCCAGAGATGCTATTTCCTGGAAAGAgtctatcaatgatgaaaagaATTCACTTTTGTCTAATAGTACTTGAATATATTGTGATTTACCTCCTGGCGTCAAGCCtataggatgtaaatgggtatTCAAGAGAAAAATGAATGCAGACGGATTCATTGATAAGTTCAAAGCCGGACTAGTTGATAAGAGTTATAAACAACGACATGGAATTGACtattttgatacatatgctcATGTTGCTCGTATCTCATATATTCATTGTTTAATTGCACTTGCTTCTACGCAAAAGTTAattatacatcaaatggatgtcaaaaacgcctttctaaatggtgatttagaagaaTAGATATATATTGAACAACCCGAGGGTTTCATATTGCCAGGACAAGAAAAGAAGGTTTGCAAGTTGGTAAAATCTCTTTATGGCTTGAAGCAAGCTCCCATGCAATAGCATGAAATGTTTGACAAAGTAGCTCTGTTATATGGTTTTGTTGTGAATGATGCtgataaatgtatctatagtaagcatgattttggatgtgtgattctctgtttgtatgttgatgatatgcttagttTTGGATCTAACATGTCTcttgtggaagaaacaaagaagtttcttaactctaactttgatatgaaggacttagcggaggTTGATgtgatcttgggaatcaaaatcctAAGTTAGgaagatgagttggttttaacccaatcacattacattgagaaatttctcaagaagtatggtcattttgatgacaaaccaGTCCCTACTCCTTTAGAACCTACTATAAAGTTAATGAAGAATACTGGGCATACTCATGCaccacttgagtattctagtattattggaagtcttatgtatgttatgcattgcacaagactgGACATAGCTCATGCCGTGGGATTTCTATGTCATTTCCCAAGTAACACATGAGATGAACACTGGAAAGCGGTTTCAAGAGTGTTGGATTACTTGAAAGGAACCATTGATTATGGTTTGCATTATCAAGGCTATCCCGCTGTACTAGAAGGATACAATGATGGTACCTGGAAAAATGTAGAATCCAGTTCCAAGTCGACTGGTGGATTGATATTTACATTAGgaggtgctgctgtgtcttggagttccaagaagcagacttgtatttctgaCTCAAcgatgttgtcagaattgatagcgttaactgatgcatgtaaggaggcggaATGGCTTAGGAACTTACTTATTGAAATCCCATTTTGGAAGAATCCATCTCCAACAGTcctgattaattgtgataatcaagctactaTCGATAATGTCTCtaacaagacttataatggaaagtctagacatgcaagtcttagacatcaaACAGTAAGACAATTACTCAAGAGAGGAGTAGTTGTTGTGAACTATATTGAAACACGTAAGaacttggcagacccatttaccaAAAGTCTTCCAAAGGTAGTGGTTTCAATAAAGTGTAaggaaatgggactaaggtatgtgaatgaagtttgatcacccatagcagaaacccaacttatgttttggaaaggataaacaaggttcaatgtggtaccaacaag contains these protein-coding regions:
- the LOC113341892 gene encoding uncharacterized protein LOC113341892: MVNELQIKRKEGNVGLKLDIMQAFDTVSWSFILEVFRQYGFSDSWFLVNGSPEGFFSIDRGLRQGDPLSPLIFELIEDVLSRNITKLFREGKMTTMVTRKGISPIHLFFADDIMIFCKGNMKSLRNLVTLLDSYQRASGQTVSREKSKINYGDGSLRRRANIAEFLGMPIANFPDRYLGVKVMPRAVKYHHISNVVEKIKEQLDGWKGRMLSFQDRVVLVKSVIASFSIHNIVVYKWPRKFVHQCEVAIRNFLWSGDSQVSRSFVVSYDKVCAPLNEGGLGITKMRVMNKALLMKLCWNIRTSKKIWACYLRAKFYGRNGQLVGYIKSSILPGFKWVHDSIGNENLDRSIQVSDCIHNGAWVFTDLVRQNMLVAGVDLTNLPVPMEGVDYTMWKPDYKGLFTVRSTKELVRRRYPVFEGTELLWRPSVHPALAARNWKLLREACATLDKIHEYSVRLKGYMYNSQEDLQLLSFFRVRHRSVKHAVLKECFWEPPRSNEIMLCCDVAARGNPGGAGAGVVVRDANANVIAAMSVGFGVQTNYLAELFCIIVGLEWAVKFESQNICIRTDSMSAVLVFSGDNNEVPWFLRSR